DNA sequence from the Sinomonas terrae genome:
TTGAGCCCCTCGAACGCGTTGATCGCGAGCATCGCGTGGTTCGTCACGACGATGTCCGCCTCCGCCCCCCGCTGCCGCGCGAGCTCGCTGAAGCACTCCGCTGCGAGGGGACACCGCTGGGAGCCGAGGCACTCGAGCGCCGTCACCGAGACCTGCCGCCAGGCCCGATCGCTCACCCCCGGGATCAGGTCGTCGCGATCCCCCGTCTCGGTTTCTTCGGCCCACTCCCGCAGGCGTTTGACCTCGCGGCCGAGCTGGGTAGTGGGACCCGCGCCGCCCGGATGGGCGACGGCGGTGTCCTCGCCGAGGGCGAAGAGCGTCCCCTCACCGCCCTCGTCCGAGGGGAACCCGCCCGAGAGCTTGTGCTTGCACAGGTAGTTCGAGCGGCCCTTGATGAGGGCGACGTCGACGGGATGGTCGAGCTCAGGGGTGATCGCCGAGAGCAGCCGAGGGAGGTCGCGCCCCACGATCTGGGCCTGCAGGGCGAGCGTCGCGGTAGCGACAACGGCCGGGCGGCCGCTGCTCTGCGCGTGGGCGATGAGCGGCACGAGGTAGGCAAGCGACTTGCCCGTTCCCGTCCCCGCCTGCACGAGGAGATGCTTGCCCTCGTCGATCGAACGGGCCACGTGCCGCGCCATCTCGTGCTGCCCGTCGCGCTGCTGGCCCCCCATCGCGGCTACTGCGACGTCCAGCAGCCGCACGGCAGTCTCCTCGGCCGCGCTCACCCTCACCTCAGTCATTGACGACGAACGGCTCCAACTCTGCGGCGAACTCCTCGCGCACCACAACGCGCGCGACCGTGCCGTCGGCGGTGTGCTCGAGCGAGCGGATCTCCGAGCTGCTCTCGTGGAGCTTGCTGAGGAGGTCACCTCGGCTGTACGGGATGAGCAGCGTGAGCACCACATCAGGCCGCGGGATCGCGGCGCTGATCGTCTGCTTGAGCTCGTCGATTCCGAGGCCCGTCCGCGCCGAGACCACGACATTGCGAGGCTCGTGCTGGCGCAGCCGCTCAAGCACGAACGGATCGGCCGCGTCGGCCTTGTTGAGGACGATGATCTCAGGGATCTTCCGCGCGTCGACCTCGGAGAAGACCTCCCTCACCGCGGCGATCTGGCCCTCCGGATCCGGATGCGACGCGTCGACGACATGGAGGATGAGATCCGCGTCGGCGACCTCTTCGAGCGTCGACCGGAAGGCTTCGACCAGCTGGGTCGGAAGCGAGCGCACAAAGCCCACCGTGTCCGAGAGGGTGTACGGCAGCCCGTCGGGCGTCTCCGCACGGCGCACAGTCGGATCGAGGGTGGCGAACAGCGCGTTCTCGACGAGCACGCCGGCATCCGTGAGCCGGTTGAGCAGGGAGGACTTGCCCGCGTTCGTGTAGCCCGCGATCGCTACGGACGGAACCTCGTTCCGCTTGCGGTTCGCGCGCTTCGTCTCCCGGGCCGGCTTCATCCCGGCGATCTCACGCCGGAGCTTGGCCATGCGGGTACGGATGCGGCGACGATCGAGTTCGATCTTGGTCTCGCCAGGACCACGGGAGCCGATTCCGCCGCCTGCGGCGCCCACACGGCCGCCGGCCTGACGGGACATCGACTCACCCCAGCCGCGGAGGCGCGGGAGCAGGTACTCGAGCTGCGCGAGTTCGACCTGCGCCTTGCCTTCGCGGCTCTTCGCGTGCTGGGCGAAGATGTCGAGGATGAGCGCGGTGCGGTCGATGACCTTGACCTTGACGATGTCCTCGAGTCCACGCCGCTGCGAGGGCGAGAGCTCCGAGTCCACGATCACGGTGTCTGCACCGGTCGCATAGACGATGTCCTTGAGCTCCTGCGCCTTGCCCGAGCCGAGGAACGTCCCGGCGTCCGGCTTGAGCCTCCGCTGGACGATGCCGTCGAGCACCTCCGAGCCTGCCGTCTCAGCGAGGGCTGCGAGCTCCTGAAGAGAGTTTTCGGCGTCTTCGAGGGTGCCCTCGCTCCACAGCC
Encoded proteins:
- the hflX gene encoding GTPase HflX, giving the protein MTNHDAAPEPQPQDLSAQDIQAVIDRILAKEEAAAAKGAGHRAEDDGDGAPSARRGGLTSGKALALSELDDEHGEYDGEQRDLEERRALRRTAGLSTELEDVTEVEYRQLRLERVVLAGLWSEGTLEDAENSLQELAALAETAGSEVLDGIVQRRLKPDAGTFLGSGKAQELKDIVYATGADTVIVDSELSPSQRRGLEDIVKVKVIDRTALILDIFAQHAKSREGKAQVELAQLEYLLPRLRGWGESMSRQAGGRVGAAGGGIGSRGPGETKIELDRRRIRTRMAKLRREIAGMKPARETKRANRKRNEVPSVAIAGYTNAGKSSLLNRLTDAGVLVENALFATLDPTVRRAETPDGLPYTLSDTVGFVRSLPTQLVEAFRSTLEEVADADLILHVVDASHPDPEGQIAAVREVFSEVDARKIPEIIVLNKADAADPFVLERLRQHEPRNVVVSARTGLGIDELKQTISAAIPRPDVVLTLLIPYSRGDLLSKLHESSSEIRSLEHTADGTVARVVVREEFAAELEPFVVND